A window from Planctomycetota bacterium encodes these proteins:
- a CDS encoding peptide chain release factor 2, whose protein sequence is MARLGELEKMMEAPDFWNNQESAQKTVAELKTLKAMIDPVKKITAEVEDVGVLFELAEEEGDAATKTEVESKLDEIESRMDAVETQALLSGKHDHRNCFLSIYAGDGGTEANDWAEMMLRMYLHYFQSAGFKVEELDKHMGEEAGIKDVTLHVVGPYAYGYMICERGTHRLARVSPFNSQGKRQTSFATVDVVPELEDNDIEVDEKECDIEFFVRASGPGGQNVNKVATACRILHRPSGITVVCSNERKQMQNKKQALAILQAKLEQLEEERREAERHSEAGGKLEMGWGTQIRSYVFYDNRVKDMRTGYEVGNPMRVMDGDIQGFIDAELRRRQKAKQTEAAK, encoded by the coding sequence ATCGCCCGGCTCGGGGAACTGGAAAAAATGATGGAAGCGCCCGACTTCTGGAACAACCAGGAGTCGGCCCAGAAAACTGTCGCGGAGCTTAAAACGCTCAAGGCGATGATCGACCCCGTGAAGAAAATCACCGCGGAGGTCGAGGATGTCGGCGTGCTGTTTGAGCTGGCGGAGGAAGAGGGCGATGCGGCCACGAAGACCGAGGTGGAGAGCAAGCTCGACGAGATTGAATCCCGCATGGACGCGGTGGAAACGCAGGCGCTTCTGAGCGGCAAGCATGATCATCGCAACTGCTTCCTGTCGATCTACGCCGGCGACGGGGGGACGGAGGCCAATGACTGGGCGGAGATGATGCTGCGGATGTACCTGCATTATTTCCAGAGTGCTGGATTCAAGGTCGAAGAGCTCGACAAGCACATGGGCGAAGAGGCGGGCATCAAGGATGTGACGCTGCACGTCGTCGGGCCTTATGCGTACGGGTACATGATCTGCGAGCGCGGGACGCATCGACTGGCGCGGGTGAGCCCGTTCAATTCGCAGGGCAAGCGGCAGACGAGCTTCGCGACGGTCGACGTCGTCCCCGAGCTTGAGGACAACGATATCGAGGTGGACGAAAAGGAGTGTGATATTGAGTTCTTCGTCCGCGCCAGCGGACCCGGCGGGCAGAACGTCAACAAGGTCGCCACGGCTTGCCGCATCCTGCATCGCCCGTCGGGCATCACCGTCGTCTGCTCCAACGAACGCAAGCAGATGCAGAACAAGAAGCAGGCGCTGGCGATCCTTCAGGCCAAGCTCGAGCAGCTTGAGGAGGAGCGCCGCGAGGCCGAGCGTCACTCGGAGGCGGGCGGCAAGCTCGAGATGGGATGGGGCACGCAGATCCGCAGCTACGTGTTCTACGACAACCGGGTCAAGGACATGCGGACGGGCTACGAAGTGGGGAACCCGATGCGCGTGATGGACGGGGATATTCAGGGGTTCATCGACGCGGAGCTCCGCCGGCGGCAGAAGGCGAAGCAGACGGAAGCGGCGAAATAG
- a CDS encoding indolepyruvate ferredoxin oxidoreductase, translating into MKLDLRFTLETGREIFTGNELLVKGALETEGGVHLLTGYPGSPIAGFFDACQRASPLLVEHGIVARIANNEALAMAMANGSQMAECRTIAAQKSVGLHVASDALSLGVLAGTKGDGGVLVVCGDDPWSDSTQVPADSRFMAEHVRMPMLEPSSPQEVKDWVDIAFKLGRAGQIYIGYMMTVAMADGGGSVFVRPNRYPQINTFHRTTLSYEKDISRTLDQFVLLPPRTWQRELAMPQRHAAVCAAARDLGVNRIEHKPQRGEVAPMGFAASGVGYAYLVQALEEMGLTGRLPILKLGLSYPVDEVLVRDFAAQVDQIIVIEERRSFVERQIQSILAPLVQRGQSRTQVWGKKFPRELPGIPASRGLHPSILIERLSLLIKEHPTLPIEMTNGRLTRELDRIELTAAAVTPASERSPTFCPGCPHRDSSDVLLELRRDLLDAQYMHRMYKLPPIDLVAHGDTGCYSMLMFEPNKPLMHNYSGMGLGGATGSGIDPFITNKQIVFMGDGTFFHSGQIAISQSINTAQDITYIILENKTTAMTGHQGHPAVETDLMGQPMTALDIERVVRGMVPKKHKRDVRVIRMNPEDRPAYREALESAILAGGVKIVIADKECGITAQRRVRQTERAEEREAGYLAKKTFMNVATEVCEMCLECTTQTGCPGLTHVETDYGPKMQTDASWCVNDGACGRIHACPSFEQVTITRQTPPRRSDEFVDLADIPEAPRPIHADQKYWRAYLAGVGGMGIGVATEILVSAGHEMGYHVQFLDKKGMAIRNGGVFSQILFTRDDKSGATPVIPYGKADLLLAVDALEGTRAIDPKYGYRVGAPDATAALINTAKTLTIPALMGKDDFDVPSLEATIRKQTHPERYLSFNVGDLCERLLDSKLYVNIMMLGMAYQAGYLPLKIEAIEKAIRRTVRRDDLDRNLRAFHIGRKIIVRPDLFIVQFAHEVETPRQALRRKANMLAAQFGWYSKRRGERYARRFRLLMLQTFRATRGSKVDNPLLRDVIIRTYDCMIWGGVAYAERYCKRLVEVFKKDSHADGFALTRQVVWNLAKVMLIKDEVYTAALLTSPEKYRRDQRRFKVNTARGDTISYRHLNRPEFVIFGWKWRFGWHSRDWQLAALARCRWLRGLMPKWHRSEKQFRAWYEQLVDQAEWDTPAQYRKWLNALSTPVSVTGFREVRYPKQEAAKARAAAALAGVEEDTPIEPRVNVSLSDRILTGPRL; encoded by the coding sequence ATGAAACTGGACCTTCGATTCACCCTGGAAACGGGGCGAGAAATATTCACCGGCAACGAACTGCTGGTGAAGGGCGCGCTGGAGACCGAAGGCGGGGTTCACCTGCTGACCGGCTACCCCGGCTCGCCCATCGCCGGTTTCTTCGACGCCTGTCAGCGGGCCAGTCCGCTGCTCGTCGAGCACGGCATCGTCGCGCGCATCGCCAACAACGAGGCGCTCGCCATGGCGATGGCCAACGGGTCGCAGATGGCCGAATGCCGCACGATCGCGGCGCAGAAGAGCGTCGGGCTGCATGTCGCCTCCGATGCGCTGTCGCTGGGCGTACTGGCGGGAACGAAGGGCGACGGCGGGGTGCTGGTGGTGTGCGGCGATGATCCGTGGTCGGACTCGACGCAGGTTCCGGCGGACAGCCGGTTCATGGCGGAGCATGTTCGCATGCCGATGCTCGAACCGTCGAGTCCGCAGGAAGTCAAGGATTGGGTGGACATCGCGTTCAAGCTCGGCCGGGCAGGGCAGATTTACATCGGGTACATGATGACCGTCGCGATGGCCGACGGCGGGGGCTCCGTCTTCGTGCGCCCCAATCGCTACCCGCAGATCAATACCTTTCACCGCACCACGCTCAGTTACGAAAAGGACATCAGCCGCACGCTTGATCAGTTCGTATTACTGCCGCCGCGGACGTGGCAGCGCGAGCTGGCCATGCCCCAGCGACATGCGGCGGTGTGCGCCGCGGCACGCGATCTGGGCGTCAATCGCATCGAGCACAAGCCCCAGCGCGGCGAAGTGGCGCCGATGGGTTTCGCCGCTTCGGGCGTCGGGTATGCATATCTGGTGCAGGCGCTGGAGGAGATGGGACTGACCGGTCGACTGCCCATACTCAAACTCGGGCTCAGCTACCCGGTCGACGAAGTCCTCGTCCGGGATTTCGCCGCTCAGGTGGATCAGATCATCGTCATCGAGGAACGCCGCAGCTTCGTCGAACGGCAGATTCAGTCGATTCTCGCGCCGCTCGTCCAGCGCGGGCAGTCGCGCACGCAGGTCTGGGGCAAGAAGTTCCCGCGCGAACTGCCCGGCATCCCCGCTTCGCGCGGCCTGCATCCGTCGATCCTCATCGAACGCCTGTCCCTGCTCATCAAGGAACACCCCACGCTCCCGATCGAGATGACCAACGGTCGGCTCACGCGCGAACTGGACCGCATCGAACTCACCGCCGCCGCCGTCACCCCCGCTTCGGAGCGTTCGCCGACCTTCTGCCCCGGTTGCCCGCATCGCGATTCGTCGGATGTGCTCCTGGAACTGCGGCGCGACCTGCTCGACGCCCAGTACATGCACCGCATGTACAAGCTGCCGCCGATCGATCTGGTCGCGCATGGCGACACCGGCTGTTACTCGATGCTGATGTTCGAGCCGAACAAACCGCTGATGCATAACTACAGCGGCATGGGCCTCGGCGGGGCGACCGGCAGCGGCATCGATCCGTTCATCACCAACAAGCAGATCGTCTTCATGGGCGACGGAACCTTCTTCCACTCCGGCCAGATCGCCATCAGCCAGTCGATCAACACCGCGCAGGACATCACGTACATCATCCTCGAAAACAAGACCACCGCGATGACCGGTCATCAGGGCCACCCGGCTGTCGAGACCGATCTGATGGGTCAGCCGATGACCGCGCTGGACATCGAGCGGGTCGTGCGCGGCATGGTGCCCAAAAAGCACAAGCGCGATGTGCGCGTCATCCGCATGAACCCCGAGGATCGGCCCGCCTACCGCGAGGCGCTCGAAAGCGCGATTCTCGCCGGCGGCGTGAAGATCGTCATCGCCGACAAGGAATGCGGCATCACCGCGCAGCGCCGCGTGCGGCAGACCGAGCGGGCGGAGGAACGCGAAGCCGGTTACCTCGCCAAAAAGACTTTCATGAACGTGGCGACCGAAGTGTGCGAAATGTGCCTGGAGTGCACGACGCAAACCGGTTGCCCGGGACTGACGCATGTCGAGACGGATTACGGACCCAAGATGCAGACCGATGCGTCATGGTGCGTCAACGACGGCGCCTGCGGGCGGATTCATGCCTGTCCGAGCTTCGAGCAGGTGACGATCACGCGTCAGACGCCGCCGCGCCGCAGCGATGAGTTCGTCGATCTGGCGGACATCCCCGAAGCCCCGCGCCCGATTCATGCGGATCAGAAATACTGGCGGGCGTATCTGGCGGGCGTCGGCGGGATGGGCATCGGCGTGGCGACGGAGATTCTCGTCAGTGCCGGTCACGAGATGGGCTACCACGTTCAGTTCCTCGACAAGAAGGGCATGGCCATCCGCAACGGCGGCGTGTTCAGCCAGATCCTCTTTACCCGCGACGACAAATCCGGCGCGACGCCCGTCATCCCCTACGGCAAGGCGGACCTGCTGCTGGCGGTCGATGCGCTGGAGGGCACACGCGCGATCGATCCGAAATACGGCTACCGCGTCGGCGCTCCCGACGCCACCGCCGCGCTCATCAATACCGCCAAGACGCTGACGATTCCCGCGCTGATGGGCAAGGATGATTTCGACGTGCCGAGTCTGGAAGCGACGATCCGCAAGCAGACGCATCCGGAGCGCTACCTGTCGTTCAACGTCGGCGATCTGTGCGAACGGCTGCTCGATTCCAAGCTGTATGTGAACATCATGATGCTCGGCATGGCGTATCAGGCCGGCTATCTGCCGCTGAAGATCGAAGCCATTGAAAAAGCCATCCGGCGCACCGTGAGGCGGGACGATTTGGATCGCAATCTCCGCGCATTCCACATCGGCCGCAAGATCATCGTCCGCCCGGACCTGTTCATCGTCCAGTTCGCCCACGAAGTCGAAACCCCGCGTCAGGCCCTTCGCCGCAAGGCCAACATGCTCGCCGCGCAGTTCGGGTGGTACTCCAAACGCCGCGGCGAGCGCTACGCCCGCCGATTCCGCCTCTTGATGCTTCAGACGTTCCGCGCCACGCGCGGCTCCAAGGTCGACAATCCACTGCTGCGCGATGTGATCATCCGCACCTATGACTGCATGATCTGGGGCGGCGTCGCCTACGCAGAGCGCTACTGCAAGCGCCTTGTCGAAGTGTTCAAGAAGGACAGCCACGCCGATGGTTTCGCACTCACGCGGCAAGTCGTCTGGAACCTCGCGAAGGTGATGCTCATCAAGGACGAGGTGTACACGGCGGCGCTTTTGACGAGCCCGGAAAAATACCGGCGCGATCAGCGCCGCTTCAAGGTCAACACCGCCCGCGGCGACACCATCTCGTATCGCCATCTCAATCGCCCCGAGTTCGTGATCTTCGGATGGAAGTGGCGCTTCGGATGGCACAGCCGCGACTGGCAACTGGCGGCGCTGGCGCGATGCCGCTGGCTGCGCGGGCTCATGCCCAAGTGGCACCGCTCCGAAAAGCAGTTCCGCGCGTGGTACGAACAGCTTGTCGATCAGGCCGAGTGGGACACGCCCGCGCAGTACCGCAAATGGCTCAATGCCTTGTCCACCCCGGTGTCCGTGACGGGCTTCCGCGAGGTGCGCTATCCCAAGCAGGAGGCCGCCAAGGCCCGCGCCGCCGCCGCGCTGGCCGGCGTCGAGGAGGACACGCCGATCGAACCCCGCGTCAATGTCAGCTTGTCGGACCGCATCCTCACCGGCCCGCGCCTATAA